In the genome of Kitasatospora cineracea, one region contains:
- the hemG gene encoding protoporphyrinogen oxidase produces the protein MAKPHVVVIGGGIAGLAAAAFLGDAAARVTVLEASARFGGKLRGGEVGGVRVDLGAESMLARRPEAVELARRVGLGEQLEPPTTAKAAIWTREGLRPLPGGQLMGVPGDLDALEASGVLTPEGLERARHEQPAELGEDAPIGRYIADRLGREVVDRLVEPLLGGVYAGHADEISIRAAVPQLLQLAQQGGHLTASIRELSSRATATGPVFQGLRGGLGTLPEAVAAHDRAHGADLRTGHRVDALRRTPDGWLVTTAGRELAADAVVLAVPAPQAAALLAADAPGAAAELRAVEYASMALVTLAFRRADLADSPLTGSGFLVPPVDRRSIKASTFSSNKWGWLERSAPDTFLLRTSLGRHREDAALDLDDADLVARSLADLRTAVGLRATPYDHAVTRWRAGLPQYPVGHLDRVARIRTHLDALGAIAVCGAAYDGVGIPAVVAGARRAAEHLTPGTGTPRTEGTMGS, from the coding sequence ATGGCGAAACCTCACGTCGTGGTGATCGGTGGCGGCATCGCGGGCCTGGCCGCGGCCGCGTTCCTCGGGGACGCGGCGGCGCGGGTGACGGTGCTGGAGGCGTCGGCGCGGTTCGGCGGGAAGCTGCGCGGCGGCGAGGTCGGCGGCGTCCGGGTCGACCTCGGCGCCGAGTCGATGCTCGCCCGCCGCCCCGAAGCGGTCGAGCTGGCCCGCCGGGTCGGCCTCGGCGAGCAGCTCGAACCGCCCACCACCGCCAAGGCCGCGATCTGGACCCGGGAGGGCCTGCGCCCGCTGCCCGGCGGCCAGCTCATGGGCGTGCCGGGAGACCTGGACGCGCTGGAAGCCTCCGGCGTGCTCACCCCCGAGGGCCTGGAACGGGCCCGCCACGAGCAGCCCGCCGAACTCGGCGAGGACGCCCCGATCGGCCGCTACATCGCCGACCGGCTCGGCCGCGAGGTCGTCGACCGGCTGGTCGAACCGCTGCTCGGCGGCGTCTACGCCGGGCACGCCGACGAGATCTCGATCCGCGCCGCCGTCCCGCAGCTGCTCCAACTCGCCCAGCAAGGCGGCCACTTGACCGCATCCATCCGCGAGCTCAGCAGCCGCGCCACCGCCACCGGACCGGTCTTCCAGGGCCTGCGCGGCGGACTCGGCACCCTCCCCGAAGCCGTCGCCGCCCACGACCGCGCGCACGGCGCCGACCTGCGCACCGGCCACCGGGTCGACGCCCTGCGCCGCACCCCCGACGGCTGGCTGGTCACCACCGCCGGACGCGAACTCGCCGCCGACGCCGTCGTGCTGGCCGTCCCCGCCCCGCAGGCCGCCGCCCTGCTCGCCGCCGACGCCCCCGGCGCCGCCGCCGAACTGCGCGCCGTCGAGTACGCCTCGATGGCCCTGGTCACCCTGGCCTTCCGGCGCGCCGACCTCGCCGACAGCCCGCTCACCGGCAGCGGCTTCCTCGTCCCGCCGGTCGACCGGCGCAGCATCAAGGCGTCCACCTTCTCCAGCAACAAGTGGGGCTGGCTGGAGCGCTCCGCCCCCGACACCTTCCTGCTGCGCACCTCGCTCGGCCGCCACCGCGAGGACGCCGCCCTCGACCTGGACGACGCCGACCTGGTCGCCCGCTCGCTCGCCGACCTGCGCACCGCCGTGGGCCTGCGCGCCACCCCGTACGACCACGCCGTCACCCGCTGGCGGGCCGGACTCCCGCAGTACCCGGTCGGCCACCTCGACCGGGTCGCCCGGATCCGCACCCACCTCGACGCGCTCGGCGCGATCGCCGTCTGCGGCGCCGCGTACGACGGCGTCGGCATCCCCGCCGTCGTCGCCGGCGCCCGGCGCGCCGCCGAGCACCTCACCCCCGGCACCGGCACCCCCCGCACAGAAGGGACAATGGGCTCATGA
- a CDS encoding DUF4349 domain-containing protein — MDLRVRRAGAAGALAAVLLLAGCSADGERSSGSAAAADAKGPAQAQGAPAAAPGSGGATAGTGAGGTAAATAGTAATAATDRQIAYQAKLTLRVDAVDDARTRAVDLVVRAGGYVAAENLRGGTGDTAQSTLTLKVPSAAYQATLDGLGGLGTRLGLSSQADDLTQQIADTDSRVKSMQASVDRVRALMADAKSLSEVVSLEGELTRRESDLESLQRQQQQLTARTSLSTVTLELVTRQPARVEPKQEETGFWASVGHALSGGWHALVTLVRAVLMVLAALAPFLVLLAPLGWLLRRRLRARRTGSPAVPPRPTHAPDTDGEGGTGGGA; from the coding sequence ATGGACCTGCGGGTACGCAGAGCGGGCGCGGCCGGGGCACTGGCCGCGGTCCTGCTGCTGGCCGGGTGCAGCGCGGACGGGGAGCGCTCGTCGGGCTCGGCGGCCGCCGCCGACGCGAAGGGCCCGGCCCAGGCGCAGGGCGCGCCGGCGGCCGCCCCCGGCTCGGGCGGGGCCACCGCCGGGACCGGCGCCGGGGGGACGGCGGCGGCGACGGCGGGAACTGCGGCAACGGCCGCGACGGACCGTCAGATCGCCTACCAGGCGAAGCTGACGCTGCGGGTCGACGCCGTCGACGACGCCCGCACCAGGGCCGTCGACCTGGTCGTCCGGGCCGGCGGGTACGTCGCCGCGGAGAACCTGCGCGGCGGGACGGGCGACACCGCGCAGTCCACGCTGACCCTCAAGGTCCCGTCCGCGGCCTACCAGGCCACCCTGGACGGGCTCGGCGGGCTCGGCACCCGGCTGGGCCTGAGCAGCCAGGCCGACGACCTCACCCAGCAGATCGCCGACACCGACAGCCGGGTCAAGTCCATGCAGGCCAGCGTGGACCGGGTGCGGGCGCTGATGGCCGACGCGAAGAGCCTGTCCGAGGTGGTGTCGCTGGAGGGCGAGCTGACCCGCCGGGAGTCCGACCTGGAGTCCCTGCAGCGCCAGCAGCAGCAGCTCACCGCCCGCACCTCGCTCTCCACCGTGACCCTTGAGCTGGTGACCCGTCAGCCCGCCCGCGTCGAGCCGAAGCAGGAGGAGACCGGTTTCTGGGCCTCCGTCGGCCACGCCCTCTCCGGCGGCTGGCACGCCCTGGTCACCCTGGTCCGCGCCGTCCTGATGGTGCTGGCCGCCCTGGCTCCCTTCCTGGTCCTGCTGGCCCCGCTCGGCTGGCTGCTCCGCCGCCGCCTGCGCGCCCGCCGCACCGGCTCCCCCGCCGTCCCGCCCCGTCCGACGCACGCCCCGGACACCGACGGGGAGGGCGGCACCGGCGGCGGGGCGTGA
- a CDS encoding FtsX-like permease family protein encodes MTTALTRIAVRSLHAGRTALLGAFTALALGVALIAATLLGLAAAAGLPPGEDRTALTAQLGTTCGVSLFTAGFVVASTSSYAIARRRREFGLLRLAGATRGQLTRTVLLESLLLGLLAAATGCALGRAAAPVLAHALSAAGLAPAGFRTAAPGWPLATAFCAGPLVALAGTAVAARRAGRVRPLEALREADVDLQVMTAGRWTAALALLGTYAAVVAAALADDPAELLHRKTYTLQPMLLIAALALLAPVLARPLLRLLTRPAVRPPRLVRAAALCGLRRTGATAAPVLLVVALTGTLVGVPAVIAGARAAEARARTAADLLLTPGADGADRLLADLRALPGAVVSPSAATPLAVVEGDGTAVRAEGRAVADPAALTATTRLPVAAGDPATLDDDGVVLAEEWGDPRVGDRVRVVLADGTRRELRVAAVLRDGTGANPVYVTPRNAPGARTDRIDVLGAPAGEAAALARTHGAAVETRAAWLAAHHPADDPQRIRRIAAVLGLALLYTAIALAHTALTTTTDRRRELARLRLVGTTRARAVRLVATETLLVTAVGALLGTAATTTAAALHRAGAPVPLTLPWAALAATALLCALVTVPCAALAALRATRGRAVEGF; translated from the coding sequence ATGACGACCGCACTGACCAGGATCGCCGTACGCTCCCTGCACGCCGGACGGACCGCCCTGCTCGGCGCGTTCACCGCGCTCGCCCTCGGCGTCGCGCTGATCGCCGCCACCCTGCTCGGCCTCGCCGCAGCCGCCGGCCTGCCGCCCGGCGAGGACCGCACCGCGTTGACCGCCCAACTCGGCACCACCTGCGGGGTCAGCCTGTTCACCGCCGGGTTCGTGGTCGCCTCCACCTCCTCCTACGCGATCGCCCGGCGCCGCCGCGAGTTCGGCCTGCTCCGGCTCGCCGGGGCCACCCGCGGCCAGCTCACCCGCACCGTCCTGCTGGAGTCCCTGCTGCTCGGCCTGCTCGCCGCCGCCACCGGCTGCGCGCTCGGCCGGGCCGCCGCCCCCGTCCTGGCGCACGCGCTGAGCGCCGCCGGACTCGCCCCCGCGGGCTTCCGGACCGCCGCCCCCGGCTGGCCGCTGGCCACCGCGTTCTGCGCCGGCCCGCTGGTCGCCCTCGCGGGCACCGCGGTCGCCGCCCGGCGGGCCGGCCGGGTCCGCCCGCTCGAAGCGCTCCGCGAGGCCGACGTCGACCTGCAGGTGATGACCGCCGGCCGCTGGACGGCCGCCCTCGCCCTGCTCGGCACGTACGCCGCCGTGGTGGCCGCCGCGCTCGCCGACGACCCGGCCGAACTGCTGCACCGCAAGACCTACACCCTCCAGCCGATGCTGCTGATCGCCGCCCTCGCCCTGCTCGCCCCCGTGCTGGCCCGTCCCCTGCTGCGCCTGCTCACCCGCCCCGCCGTCCGGCCGCCCCGGCTGGTCCGGGCCGCCGCGCTCTGCGGCCTGCGCCGCACCGGCGCCACCGCCGCCCCCGTCCTGCTCGTCGTCGCCCTCACCGGCACCCTGGTCGGCGTCCCCGCCGTCATCGCCGGGGCCCGCGCCGCCGAGGCCCGCGCCCGCACCGCCGCCGACCTGCTCCTCACCCCCGGCGCCGACGGCGCCGACCGGCTGCTCGCCGACCTGCGGGCCCTGCCCGGGGCGGTGGTCTCACCGAGCGCCGCGACGCCGCTCGCGGTCGTCGAGGGCGACGGGACGGCCGTCCGCGCCGAGGGCAGGGCCGTCGCCGACCCGGCCGCGCTGACCGCCACCACCCGGCTCCCCGTCGCCGCCGGGGACCCCGCGACGCTCGACGACGACGGCGTGGTGCTCGCCGAGGAGTGGGGGGATCCGCGGGTCGGCGACCGCGTCCGGGTCGTGCTCGCCGACGGCACCCGGCGCGAACTGCGGGTCGCCGCCGTGCTGCGCGACGGGACGGGCGCCAACCCCGTGTACGTCACCCCGCGCAACGCGCCCGGCGCCCGGACCGACCGGATCGACGTCCTGGGCGCCCCCGCCGGGGAGGCCGCCGCCCTCGCCCGGACGCACGGCGCCGCCGTCGAGACCCGCGCGGCCTGGCTGGCCGCCCACCACCCGGCCGACGACCCGCAGCGGATCCGCCGGATCGCCGCCGTCCTCGGCCTCGCCCTGCTCTACACCGCGATCGCCCTCGCCCACACCGCTCTCACCACCACCACCGACCGCCGCCGCGAACTCGCCCGGCTCCGCCTCGTCGGCACCACCCGCGCCCGCGCCGTGCGCCTGGTCGCCACCGAGACGCTCCTGGTCACGGCGGTCGGCGCCCTCCTCGGCACCGCCGCCACCACCACGGCCGCCGCCCTCCACCGCGCGGGCGCCCCCGTCCCGCTCACCCTCCCCTGGGCCGCCCTGGCCGCCACCGCCCTGCTCTGCGCCCTGGTCACCGTCCCCTGCGCGGCGCTCGCGGCGCTGCGCGCCACCAGAGGCCGGGCGGTGGAGGGCTTCTAG
- a CDS encoding sensor histidine kinase, whose amino-acid sequence MSDCWRALRRPGFPLTAWPWRSAAYLLGCGLSGAVLCAVLLLWAAVGGVLSVLLVGVPLLAALPLAGLVSGAWERRLVRWMGGAPVADPHRVPDGPGPRAWLRVRYGEAATWREAGGAALSAFLLWPVELSVVAGALLLPAWLVTTPLQLALDGEQVNVLKVWQLHAPGQAWAVAAAGAALLALAGYPLTVAAGARAALARLLAGGQQRVGELVRSRARLVDAFEAERRRIERDLHDGAQQRLVALSMSLGLARLDAPPGGPLARRLAAAHAEADAALAELRELVHGIHPRVLADRGLPDACTDLADRSVLPVAVDVSLPGRLPTAVESAGYFAVAEALANAARHGGASAARVHGRWSGGRLLLEVSDDGAGGADAAAGTGLTGLADRVAVVDGRLSVSSPPGGPTLLRVEIPCTPTTVARCASSSPRTPSSSARA is encoded by the coding sequence ATGTCCGACTGCTGGCGAGCGCTGCGCCGGCCGGGGTTCCCGCTGACGGCCTGGCCGTGGCGTTCGGCCGCGTACCTGCTGGGGTGCGGGCTGTCGGGGGCGGTGCTGTGCGCGGTGCTGCTGCTGTGGGCGGCGGTCGGCGGGGTGCTGTCGGTACTGCTGGTGGGGGTGCCGCTGCTGGCGGCGCTGCCGCTGGCGGGGCTGGTGTCCGGGGCGTGGGAGCGGCGGCTGGTGCGCTGGATGGGCGGGGCGCCGGTGGCCGATCCGCACCGGGTGCCGGACGGCCCGGGCCCGCGGGCCTGGCTGCGCGTCCGGTACGGCGAGGCGGCGACGTGGCGGGAGGCCGGCGGGGCGGCGCTGTCGGCGTTCCTGCTCTGGCCGGTGGAGCTCTCGGTGGTGGCGGGGGCGCTGCTGCTGCCGGCCTGGCTGGTGACGACGCCGCTCCAACTGGCCCTGGACGGCGAGCAGGTGAACGTGCTGAAGGTGTGGCAGCTGCACGCGCCGGGCCAGGCCTGGGCGGTGGCGGCGGCGGGCGCGGCGCTGCTGGCCCTGGCGGGCTACCCGCTGACGGTGGCGGCGGGCGCCCGGGCGGCGCTGGCCCGGCTGCTGGCGGGCGGTCAACAGCGGGTCGGCGAGCTGGTCCGCTCCCGGGCCCGACTGGTGGACGCGTTCGAGGCCGAACGCCGCCGAATAGAAAGGGACTTGCACGACGGCGCGCAGCAGCGGCTGGTCGCGCTGTCGATGTCGCTGGGCCTGGCCCGGCTGGACGCGCCGCCGGGCGGCCCGCTGGCCCGCCGGCTGGCGGCGGCCCACGCGGAGGCGGACGCGGCGCTGGCCGAGCTGCGCGAGCTGGTGCACGGCATCCACCCCCGGGTGCTCGCCGACCGCGGCCTGCCGGACGCCTGCACGGACTTGGCGGACCGCTCGGTACTGCCCGTCGCGGTGGACGTGTCGCTGCCGGGCCGGCTGCCGACCGCGGTCGAGTCGGCCGGGTACTTCGCGGTCGCCGAGGCGCTGGCGAACGCGGCCCGGCACGGCGGTGCCTCGGCGGCCCGGGTGCACGGCCGCTGGTCGGGCGGCCGACTGCTGCTGGAGGTCTCGGACGACGGCGCGGGCGGGGCGGACGCCGCGGCCGGCACCGGGCTGACGGGGCTGGCCGACCGGGTCGCGGTGGTGGACGGCAGACTGTCCGTCAGCAGCCCGCCGGGCGGCCCGACCCTGCTGCGTGTGGAGA